Sequence from the Candidatus Aenigmatarchaeota archaeon genome:
AACCCAAGGATAATAACAGAGCACGCGCAAAATGACGGCCTTGGAATTTGGGAGAGAACATTTGGAGTCGAAATCGAAGCTTACGGAGTTAGTAAAACTACATTAAAGAGAAAATTACAAGAGGCTGGAATCAATGTGGAAGTTGAAGGATATAATCATGATGACCGAAATTATTGGAAAATAGTTCCAGATGCCTCGATAAAAGGGGAGAATAGTTTTGAGTTAG
This genomic interval carries:
- a CDS encoding amidoligase family protein: MIEQILNQNTSKTNKMKLLFQLGYTRKQVAQMLGVNYGFAHNVYVSIYGTRRNPRIITEHAQNDGLGIWERTFGVEIEAYGVSKTTLKRKLQEAGINVEVEGYNHDDRNYWKIVPDASIKGENSFEL